In one window of Ruminococcus albus AD2013 DNA:
- a CDS encoding ABC transporter ATP-binding protein, whose translation MFQLRWLWANLKGSRAVYICALVLSVVCNAMFVAAQFFQSKIIDTFISNKQAAENLRDHRDLLLWLIAGMIGVTLLRTSLTYTCNMYYEKASQAMIYRIRTHLFRKIENQDMDFYDRYRTGDLMTRLTGDLDMVRHMVSWVISNTVANLALFAASMIYFFTIDYRTALCIMTMTPVIFFVTRLFSRHAGPAYRKVRETSSALNTAAQENISGNRVVKAFAKEDYEIEKFRKKDEEYRGANIKAAMVWLKYHPIIDIAAGALSVILLICGGYFMIKQHLTMGQYVAISGLLWAVGNPMRNMGTYVNDFHRFMASAGKVIEIYYEAPRIVDREDAAENKEKLRGDIEFKNVTFSIGEKKILDNVSFKINAGETVVIMGETGSGKTTLVNLIPRFFDCDRGEVLVDGRNVRMHKLHTLRSSIGIATQDVLLYSDTIDSNIAYGDSDMEEEYVKRCAELSAASDFIEKLPDKYETIVGERGVGLSGGQKQRISLARAIAVRPAVLILDDTTSAVDMETEHYIQQSLSGGLDFECTKIIIAQRISSSKNADKIIILENGKISDMGTHDELIKHEGYYRQIYELQSGINCAVESGVTV comes from the coding sequence TTCGGTAGTCTGTAACGCAATGTTTGTTGCTGCACAGTTTTTTCAGTCAAAGATAATCGATACATTTATATCGAACAAACAAGCCGCGGAAAATCTGCGGGATCACAGGGATCTTCTGCTGTGGCTGATAGCGGGTATGATAGGTGTTACTCTGCTGAGGACAAGTCTGACCTATACCTGCAATATGTATTACGAAAAAGCTTCACAAGCGATGATATACAGGATACGCACCCATCTTTTCCGTAAGATTGAGAATCAGGATATGGATTTCTATGACCGCTACCGCACAGGCGACCTTATGACAAGACTGACAGGCGACCTGGATATGGTAAGGCATATGGTATCCTGGGTAATAAGCAACACCGTAGCGAATCTTGCACTGTTTGCGGCTTCGATGATATATTTCTTTACTATCGACTATCGCACGGCACTCTGCATTATGACTATGACACCTGTTATATTCTTTGTGACAAGGCTGTTTTCACGCCATGCAGGACCTGCATATCGCAAGGTGAGAGAGACTTCCTCTGCGCTGAACACTGCGGCACAGGAAAATATCTCGGGTAACCGCGTGGTAAAGGCTTTTGCAAAAGAGGACTACGAGATAGAAAAATTCCGCAAAAAGGATGAGGAATACCGCGGAGCGAACATCAAGGCGGCAATGGTATGGCTGAAATATCATCCGATAATAGACATCGCGGCGGGTGCGCTTTCTGTTATACTGCTGATATGCGGCGGATATTTCATGATAAAACAGCACCTTACTATGGGTCAGTATGTGGCTATTTCGGGACTTCTCTGGGCTGTGGGCAACCCCATGAGGAATATGGGCACCTATGTCAACGATTTTCACCGCTTTATGGCATCTGCGGGCAAAGTAATTGAGATATACTATGAAGCACCCCGCATAGTGGACAGGGAAGATGCCGCTGAAAACAAGGAAAAGCTTCGCGGCGATATCGAGTTCAAAAACGTTACTTTCTCCATCGGCGAAAAGAAGATACTGGATAATGTCAGCTTCAAAATAAACGCAGGTGAGACCGTTGTTATAATGGGCGAAACGGGCAGCGGCAAGACCACCCTTGTTAACCTTATACCCAGATTTTTTGACTGTGACAGGGGAGAAGTGCTCGTGGACGGCAGAAATGTACGTATGCACAAGCTGCATACCCTGAGAAGCAGTATTGGTATCGCAACGCAGGATGTACTGCTTTACTCCGATACCATAGATTCAAACATTGCCTACGGCGACAGCGATATGGAAGAAGAATACGTAAAGCGCTGTGCCGAACTTTCTGCGGCGAGCGACTTCATCGAGAAGCTGCCCGATAAGTATGAGACTATCGTGGGCGAGCGCGGTGTTGGTCTTTCGGGCGGACAGAAACAGCGTATTTCTCTTGCAAGGGCGATAGCTGTAAGACCCGCAGTGCTTATACTCGATGATACTACCTCTGCGGTGGATATGGAAACAGAACATTATATCCAGCAAAGCCTCAGCGGTGGACTGGATTTTGAATGTACCAAGATAATCATAGCCCAGAGGATATCCTCCTCAAAGAACGCGGATAAGATAATAATTCTTGAAAATGGAAAGATATCCGATATGGGAACTCATGATGAACTCATAAAGCACGAGGGCTATTACAGGCAGATATACGAACTCCAGAGCGGCATAAACTGCGCAGTAGAAAGCGGGGTGACGGTATAA